The following coding sequences lie in one Syngnathus scovelli strain Florida chromosome 1, RoL_Ssco_1.2, whole genome shotgun sequence genomic window:
- the LOC125993744 gene encoding signal-transducing adaptor protein 1-like isoform X1 — MSVPTREVHKRRAHITALPLYYTGHLLKKRSYETDFKKYFAELRGDTLFLYKDDKQDTYTEKLNLLQLRSMQLASPYQRKIPTIFIIMMHTEEVHLKLDNPDTGEEWRAYIMTMVKKEIPSQLQLLPGQRLLLEDALAQEKLRISQVEKPPLPPRPAHLLGAYASVPPQKETHDHISPEMLPCFFNVTRQEAENMLRQNPEFGDIILRPSAMANNYALTLRHVTAKGPVMKNYRLIYTKSGFIIQLETAVTVSSLQEVLEYFLEKTEYRLHPYTPGGIYETRIAVTHPECVTPSTQPNVPKAQVAPSMLMCSQNKPGEGEYVVPNEHNLNKVQLDEERQVVRLWQNYTKSERTKYTLTGTHLPFIMQNISVCDI; from the exons ATGTCTGTGCCCACCAGAGAGGTCCACAAGCGGAGGGCCCACATCACAGCTCTGCCTCTCTACTACACAGGGCACCTGCTCAAGAAACGCTCCTACGAGACG GATTTCAAGAAGTACTTCGCAGAGCTGCGTGGAGACACCTTGTTTCTGTACAAAGACGATAAGCAGGATACA TATACAGAGAAGCTGAATCTGCTGCAGCTGAGGTCCATGCAGTTAGCCTCCCCATATCAGAGGAAGATACCcaccatcttcatcatcatgatGCATACAGAGGAGGTCCACTTGAAG TTGGACAACCCTGACACAGGAGAAGAGTGGCGGGCCTATATCATGACTATGGTCAAA AAAGAGATTCCCAGCCAGCTGCAACTCCTGCCCGGCCAAAGGTTGCTGCTTGAAGATGCTCTGGCTCAGGAGAAGTTAAGAATTTCCCAAGTGGAGAAACCCCCGCTTCCTCCTCGACCTGCGCACCTTCTTGGGGCCTACGCATCCGTGCCCCCACAAAAGGAAACGCATGATCACATCAGTCCAGAGATGTTACC GTGTTTCTTCAATGTAACCCGGCAGGAAGCTGAGAATATGTTGAGGCAGAACCCGGAGTTTGGAGACATCATCCTCCGCCCATCCGCCATGGCCAACAACTATGCCCTCACCCTCAGACATGTCACAGCCAA GGGGCCTGTCATGAAGAACTATAGGCTGATCTACACCAAGTCGGGATTTATCATCCAATTAGAAACAGCA GTgacagtctcctccctgcaggaGGTATTAGAATATTTTCTAGAGAAGACAGAATACAGGCTTCATCCTTACACACCGGGGGGCATCTACGAAACTCGCATCG CGGTAACACATCCCGAGTGCGTCACTCCCTCAACACAGCCAAATGTACCCAAGGCACAAGTGGCGCCATCGATGCTGATGTGTTCACAGAACAAGCCTGGGGAAGGGGAATATGTGGTCCCAAATGAGCACAACTTGAATAAAG TTCAGCTGGATGAAGAGCGACAAGTTGTACGATTGTGGCAGAACTACACGAAGAGCGAGCGCACCAAGTATACCCTCACTGGCACTCACTTGCCATTTATCATGCAAAATATATCCGTTTGTGATATTTAG
- the ankrd13d gene encoding ankyrin repeat domain-containing protein 13D isoform X1 yields MAQEEYPLHFLVWNNQYQELDQAMQKAEQDLERVDPRGRTPLELAVSLGHLESTRVLLRYTADPTHCNAQGWTILQEAVSTGDPELVQLVLQYRDFKRATERLAGIPELLSKLRQARDFYVEMKWEFTSWVPLVSKVCPSDVYRVWKSGSCLRVDTTLLGFEHMTWLKGRRSYIFKGGDNGAVVMEVDHEKQVVYTEPLVLSPRDAPSLLAAMQPSQENTAQRLTSPIVSTHLNTRNIAFERNKSGIWGWRSEKSEMVSGYEAKVYSATNVELVTRSRTEHLSDQDKSRSKGSKTPLQSFLGIAEQHTAHNGSNVSQCASPHNPTAITAEEYFNPEFNLNGRDIGRPIELTSKVQRFKANLWLSETHPLSLAEQVTPIIDLMAISNAHFAKLRDFITLRLPPGFPVKIEIPLFHVLNARVTFSNLCGCDEPVSSVTVHKPESSEEAGQSAAPFHCEVDPSVFEPPADYTTLGPGRSEPMRDEDDNLLQFAIQQSLLDAGTESDQVTIWEALTNSRPGPQSPLYEEDTQLERAIQESLSISLASREGVDDAEDPSQPPTDSPLNPTPNYPLSYNTATEPPLSGPFGGASSFDEQLRIAMELSCREQEEIDKKRKEEEEELERILQLSLTEK; encoded by the exons ATGGCCCAAGAAGAGTATCCACTGCATTTCCTGGTGTGGAACAATCAGTATCAAGAACTCGACCAAGCGATGCAAAAGGCAGAG CAGGATTTGGAACGAGTGGATCCGAGGGGGCGCACCCCACTGGAGCTCGCTGTGTCCCTGGGCCACTTGGAGTCCACCCGAGTGCTGCTCAGATACACAGCAGACCCGACACACTGCAACGCGCAAGGCTGGACAA TTTTGCAAGAGGCTGTGAGCACTGGAGATCCTGAGCTGGTTCAACTGGTGCTTCAATACAGAGACTTCAAGCGGGCGACTGAGCGGCTGGCCGGAATTCCGGAGCTTCTGAGTAAACTTAGACag GCGCGTGACTTCTATGTGGAGATGAAGTGGGAGTTTACCAGTTGGG TGCCTTTGGTGTCCAAGGTCTGCCCCAGTGACGTGTATCGGGTGTGGAAGAGTGGCTCGTGTCTCCGTGTAGACACAACCCTCCTGGGTTTTGAACACATGACCTGGCTGAAAGGACGACGGAGCTACATTTTTAAGGGTGGAG ACAATGGGGCGGTAGTCATGGAGGTGGACCATGAGAAGCAGGTGGTGTACACAGAGCCGCTCGTCTTGTCTCCACGCGATGCGCCGTCCCTGCTGGCCGCCATGCAGCCATCGCAAGAGAACACTGCGCAGAGACTCACATCGCCCATCGTCTCCACGCACCTCAACACGCGCAACATTGCCTTTGAGCG GAACAAGTCTGGCATATGGGGCTGGCGTTCTGAGAAGAGTGAAATGGTCAGTGGATATGAAGCCAAG GTTTACAGTGCAACCAATGTGGAGCTGGTAACTCGGTCAAGAACAGAGCATTTATCAGACCAGGATAAATCCCGGAGCAAAG GCTCCAAAACTCCTCTGCAGTCCTTCCTGGGAATAGCTGAACAGCACACTGCTCACAATGGG AGTAATGTGTCCCAGTGCGCCAGTCCACATAATCCCACAGCCATCACGGCTGAAGAATACTTCAATCCAGAGTTCAACCTCAATGGCCGGGACATTGGACGTCCCATCGAGCTCACCAGCAAAGTGCAGAG GTTCAAGGCAAATCTGTGGTTGAGTGAGACCCACCCGCTGTCGTTGGCCGAACAGGTGACGCCCATCATTGACCTCATGGCCATCTCCAACGCTCACTTTGCTAAGCTGCGTGACTTCATCACCTTACGCTTGCCTCCAGGTTTTCCAGTCAAAATAG AGATTCCGCTGTTTCACGTGCTGAATGCCAGAGTGACCTTCAGTAACTTGTGCGGCTGTGACGAGCCTGTGAGCTCAGTGACGGTTCACAAACCGGAGAGCTCAGAAGAAGCAG GGCAGTCGGCCGCTCCCTTCCACTGCGAGGTGGACCCCTCGGTGTTTGAGCCCCCAGCAGACTACACGACCCTCGGACCAGGGCGCAGCGAGCCAATGAGAGACGAGGATGACAACCTGCTACAATTCGCCATCCAGCAGAGCCTTTTGGACGCTGGCACAGAGAGCGACCAG gtaaccATCTGGGAGGCTCTGACCAACAGTCGTCCAGGACCTCAGTCGCCCCTTTATGAGGAAGATACTCAGCTGGAGAG GGCCATTCAAGAGTCTTTGTCCATCTCGTTGGCTAGCAGAGAAGGGGTAGATGATGCGGAGGACCCCAGCCAGCCTCCAACAGACTCTCCATTGAACCCCACCCCCAATTACCCTCTCTCTTACAATACAGCGACTGAGCCGCCGTTATCGGGACCCTTTGGTGGAGCGAGCAGCTTCGATGAGCAGTTGCGCATTGCCATGGAGCTGTCGTGCCGTGAGCAAGAGGAGATAGACAA GAAGCgtaaagaggaagaagaggagctcGAGAGGATCCTGCAACTATCACTCACCGAAAAGTAG
- the LOC125993744 gene encoding signal-transducing adaptor protein 1-like isoform X2, with protein sequence MSVPTREVHKRRAHITALPLYYTGHLLKKRSYETDFKKYFAELRGDTLFLYKDDKQDTYTEKLNLLQLRSMQLASPYQRKIPTIFIIMMHTEEVHLKLDNPDTGEEWRAYIMTMVKKEIPSQLQLLPGQRLLLEDALAQEKLRISQVEKPPLPPRPAHLLGAYASVPPQKETHDHISPEMLPCFFNVTRQEAENMLRQNPEFGDIILRPSAMANNYALTLRHVTAKGPVMKNYRLIYTKSGFIIQLETAVTVSSLQEVLEYFLEKTEYRLHPYTPGGIYETRIAVTHPECVTPSTQPNVPKAQVAPSMLMCSQNKPGEGEYVVPNEHNLNKAG encoded by the exons ATGTCTGTGCCCACCAGAGAGGTCCACAAGCGGAGGGCCCACATCACAGCTCTGCCTCTCTACTACACAGGGCACCTGCTCAAGAAACGCTCCTACGAGACG GATTTCAAGAAGTACTTCGCAGAGCTGCGTGGAGACACCTTGTTTCTGTACAAAGACGATAAGCAGGATACA TATACAGAGAAGCTGAATCTGCTGCAGCTGAGGTCCATGCAGTTAGCCTCCCCATATCAGAGGAAGATACCcaccatcttcatcatcatgatGCATACAGAGGAGGTCCACTTGAAG TTGGACAACCCTGACACAGGAGAAGAGTGGCGGGCCTATATCATGACTATGGTCAAA AAAGAGATTCCCAGCCAGCTGCAACTCCTGCCCGGCCAAAGGTTGCTGCTTGAAGATGCTCTGGCTCAGGAGAAGTTAAGAATTTCCCAAGTGGAGAAACCCCCGCTTCCTCCTCGACCTGCGCACCTTCTTGGGGCCTACGCATCCGTGCCCCCACAAAAGGAAACGCATGATCACATCAGTCCAGAGATGTTACC GTGTTTCTTCAATGTAACCCGGCAGGAAGCTGAGAATATGTTGAGGCAGAACCCGGAGTTTGGAGACATCATCCTCCGCCCATCCGCCATGGCCAACAACTATGCCCTCACCCTCAGACATGTCACAGCCAA GGGGCCTGTCATGAAGAACTATAGGCTGATCTACACCAAGTCGGGATTTATCATCCAATTAGAAACAGCA GTgacagtctcctccctgcaggaGGTATTAGAATATTTTCTAGAGAAGACAGAATACAGGCTTCATCCTTACACACCGGGGGGCATCTACGAAACTCGCATCG CGGTAACACATCCCGAGTGCGTCACTCCCTCAACACAGCCAAATGTACCCAAGGCACAAGTGGCGCCATCGATGCTGATGTGTTCACAGAACAAGCCTGGGGAAGGGGAATATGTGGTCCCAAATGAGCACAACTTGAATAAAG CTGGATGA
- the ankrd13d gene encoding ankyrin repeat domain-containing protein 13D isoform X2: MAQEEYPLHFLVWNNQYQELDQAMQKAEDLERVDPRGRTPLELAVSLGHLESTRVLLRYTADPTHCNAQGWTILQEAVSTGDPELVQLVLQYRDFKRATERLAGIPELLSKLRQARDFYVEMKWEFTSWVPLVSKVCPSDVYRVWKSGSCLRVDTTLLGFEHMTWLKGRRSYIFKGGDNGAVVMEVDHEKQVVYTEPLVLSPRDAPSLLAAMQPSQENTAQRLTSPIVSTHLNTRNIAFERNKSGIWGWRSEKSEMVSGYEAKVYSATNVELVTRSRTEHLSDQDKSRSKGSKTPLQSFLGIAEQHTAHNGSNVSQCASPHNPTAITAEEYFNPEFNLNGRDIGRPIELTSKVQRFKANLWLSETHPLSLAEQVTPIIDLMAISNAHFAKLRDFITLRLPPGFPVKIEIPLFHVLNARVTFSNLCGCDEPVSSVTVHKPESSEEAGQSAAPFHCEVDPSVFEPPADYTTLGPGRSEPMRDEDDNLLQFAIQQSLLDAGTESDQVTIWEALTNSRPGPQSPLYEEDTQLERAIQESLSISLASREGVDDAEDPSQPPTDSPLNPTPNYPLSYNTATEPPLSGPFGGASSFDEQLRIAMELSCREQEEIDKKRKEEEEELERILQLSLTEK; the protein is encoded by the exons ATGGCCCAAGAAGAGTATCCACTGCATTTCCTGGTGTGGAACAATCAGTATCAAGAACTCGACCAAGCGATGCAAAAGGCAGAG GATTTGGAACGAGTGGATCCGAGGGGGCGCACCCCACTGGAGCTCGCTGTGTCCCTGGGCCACTTGGAGTCCACCCGAGTGCTGCTCAGATACACAGCAGACCCGACACACTGCAACGCGCAAGGCTGGACAA TTTTGCAAGAGGCTGTGAGCACTGGAGATCCTGAGCTGGTTCAACTGGTGCTTCAATACAGAGACTTCAAGCGGGCGACTGAGCGGCTGGCCGGAATTCCGGAGCTTCTGAGTAAACTTAGACag GCGCGTGACTTCTATGTGGAGATGAAGTGGGAGTTTACCAGTTGGG TGCCTTTGGTGTCCAAGGTCTGCCCCAGTGACGTGTATCGGGTGTGGAAGAGTGGCTCGTGTCTCCGTGTAGACACAACCCTCCTGGGTTTTGAACACATGACCTGGCTGAAAGGACGACGGAGCTACATTTTTAAGGGTGGAG ACAATGGGGCGGTAGTCATGGAGGTGGACCATGAGAAGCAGGTGGTGTACACAGAGCCGCTCGTCTTGTCTCCACGCGATGCGCCGTCCCTGCTGGCCGCCATGCAGCCATCGCAAGAGAACACTGCGCAGAGACTCACATCGCCCATCGTCTCCACGCACCTCAACACGCGCAACATTGCCTTTGAGCG GAACAAGTCTGGCATATGGGGCTGGCGTTCTGAGAAGAGTGAAATGGTCAGTGGATATGAAGCCAAG GTTTACAGTGCAACCAATGTGGAGCTGGTAACTCGGTCAAGAACAGAGCATTTATCAGACCAGGATAAATCCCGGAGCAAAG GCTCCAAAACTCCTCTGCAGTCCTTCCTGGGAATAGCTGAACAGCACACTGCTCACAATGGG AGTAATGTGTCCCAGTGCGCCAGTCCACATAATCCCACAGCCATCACGGCTGAAGAATACTTCAATCCAGAGTTCAACCTCAATGGCCGGGACATTGGACGTCCCATCGAGCTCACCAGCAAAGTGCAGAG GTTCAAGGCAAATCTGTGGTTGAGTGAGACCCACCCGCTGTCGTTGGCCGAACAGGTGACGCCCATCATTGACCTCATGGCCATCTCCAACGCTCACTTTGCTAAGCTGCGTGACTTCATCACCTTACGCTTGCCTCCAGGTTTTCCAGTCAAAATAG AGATTCCGCTGTTTCACGTGCTGAATGCCAGAGTGACCTTCAGTAACTTGTGCGGCTGTGACGAGCCTGTGAGCTCAGTGACGGTTCACAAACCGGAGAGCTCAGAAGAAGCAG GGCAGTCGGCCGCTCCCTTCCACTGCGAGGTGGACCCCTCGGTGTTTGAGCCCCCAGCAGACTACACGACCCTCGGACCAGGGCGCAGCGAGCCAATGAGAGACGAGGATGACAACCTGCTACAATTCGCCATCCAGCAGAGCCTTTTGGACGCTGGCACAGAGAGCGACCAG gtaaccATCTGGGAGGCTCTGACCAACAGTCGTCCAGGACCTCAGTCGCCCCTTTATGAGGAAGATACTCAGCTGGAGAG GGCCATTCAAGAGTCTTTGTCCATCTCGTTGGCTAGCAGAGAAGGGGTAGATGATGCGGAGGACCCCAGCCAGCCTCCAACAGACTCTCCATTGAACCCCACCCCCAATTACCCTCTCTCTTACAATACAGCGACTGAGCCGCCGTTATCGGGACCCTTTGGTGGAGCGAGCAGCTTCGATGAGCAGTTGCGCATTGCCATGGAGCTGTCGTGCCGTGAGCAAGAGGAGATAGACAA GAAGCgtaaagaggaagaagaggagctcGAGAGGATCCTGCAACTATCACTCACCGAAAAGTAG